The following proteins are co-located in the Nomia melanderi isolate GNS246 chromosome 1, iyNomMela1, whole genome shotgun sequence genome:
- the atk gene encoding artichoke isoform X1, translating to MVKPPEGGGLFVAGWFLALYCASVGGQLSAEYGCPTQERILPCRCSTRDMEIQIWCSHSELPKVLEGLKAVSHYLDRPVDELILENNNLPSLPGKVFATLRVLRLMLRNNRLERVSSGWLEGLHDSLLELFVVEPDLRSLPIDSLENLQGLEAVTLQSRVMKKLPKFSGLPKLRYLQINSPALLELAPRNFRDLPGLEQLHVFGSSRLIRLEAGLFRDLPRLELVNITDCGIHWVHPRTLIDLPELKELSLIGNSIVDAGMIGRASVDLPSLSVIRLDRNRINRLEDGAFTDLPVLSRLYLSRNHITEVFAGAFQRMPALKTVDLNHNLIHRIHPEFFPRRPGNSLEEFWLIDNDLSHVTELRSIMEALPRLKLLDVSHNQIEEIPFGALRGHPTLERLHLDHNRVAFLQRETFTAMPALRELRLKNNSLSNLLETPFWNLPALKGLDLSENYFRHIEPRLLANLPSLRRLDMSGNAIGLIEPESFLETPALEHVNISGNALSVLHPLTFHQLNNLYELDVGWNRMLEIVPGLPRNIEHLYMPMNRIVVLPAMSSQDLALPVLRSLDLSANGIERISPGTLADLPNLRKLNMGYNALRIIEDGTFDGLSRLEQLDLKYNRLVTLHGRSFRPLRSLMDLSLRGNRLEVLRPDIFQENIRLQRLDFSRNNLAQIPHATFSNTRDLRELYASHNTLTELPGSLHGLTALQVLDLSFNKLNILSPETLSSLSALLELKLVRNRIRELREGAFDGLPRLSLIDLENNDLRIIERNAIRGLPELQAIRLGKNRLQIIPSGAFTELPLLQSAELQENRIQEIASNAFINVPHLLFLNLSYNHLPALDYVGLESLRSLEVLDLSNNRLSRVSSNSLASMEWLVELKMDNNRICAIQGSPFDEMPRLRVLSLRSNRMASVSEAAFKRLRSNIAVLDIDGNPLSCSCGMLWLRGWLQQASSEGPRCADGSLFKEIRLSRQDCQRERQIDPIHPGCEAEMIDLAPYPVSSSLYGATEMVPLRMNIKESSTRPPSQDSDYLYEYSDYQEPRNDTTNVTSQSQITAPTDTTKIIEAVEKVQVQLNNTVPVKKNTLMPPSPSSSGFTFFGVPLPSLNFNLWGNSGRKSERKNSSPRPGRGRYRTFPPTEPEIHRGGFVPLPRGQGGFVPSVDPRLAYQKHVKNETSMQQNSSAPQEEKRRWKNGNGTVVKIERTQLRTSRPKVGFKEREELSTMPTNEADFRRQPSEQKRNRIVAYSSSHVNSTKTSDSSAAADESPQEANETSVADDTQNGDRQEVNRKSNRASEKPQTEVSSKIVWTTPRTMIETTKETKGTSTEMATAEKNIFWETEAAVFQETSTSTTVRNEPMDVSDVATTERPVSTSLESRKNASFASQFPRETEASALSAFLVPGGQVPSSMPVPNLRPLGRPTITKVPSPRLGLTSEPEKQKSVAEAVQRNVETAEEQIYEKDESSNENAEVIEDSSFNWYFQHYNDTNLEPYVGTAYSGSGKMCRWTLLTPICLVLYIFI from the exons ATGGTTAAACCACCGGAAGGTGGAGGCCTCTTTGTAGCCGGCTGGTTTCTGGCACTGTATTGCGCCAGTGTCGGTGGCCAGCTGAGCGCCGAGTACGGATGTCCTACTCAGGAGAGGATCCTACCTTGCAGATGCTCTACTCGCGACATGGAGATCCAAATCTG GTGCAGTCACAGCGAGTTACCGAAGGTCCTAGAGGGTCTAAAAGCAGTGAGCCATTACCTAGACCGACCAGTAGATGAGTTGATCCTAGAAAACAATAATCTGCCCAGCCTGCCTGGCAAGGTTTTCGCCACTTTGCGCGTCCTCCGTTTGATGCTGCGGAACAATCGTCTCGAGAGAGTGTCCTCGGGCTGGTTGGAGGGTCTCCATGACTCCTTGTTGGAGCTCTTTGTCGTGGAACCTGATTTAAGATCCTTGCCGATAGATAGTCTCGAGAATCTTCAAGGTTTAGAGGCAGTCACCTTGCAGAGCCGAGTGATGAAGAAGCTTCCGAAGTTTTCCGGCCTGCCGAAGCTCAGATATCTTCAGATTAACTCCCCGGCTTTGCTGGAGCTTGCTCCCAGAAACTTTCGAGACTTGCCCGGCTTGGAGCAGCTTCACGTGTTCGGTAGCTCGCGTCTGATACGTTTAGAGGCTGGCCTGTTTCGAGACCTGCCGCGACTAGAACTGGTGAACATCACCGATTGCGGGATCCATTGGGTGCATCCTCGAACACTGATCGATCTGCCGGAGCTGAAGGAACTTTCGCTGATTGGGAATTCGATAGTCGACGCCGGGATGATCGGTCGTGCCAGCGTTGACCTGCCGTCTTTGTCGGTGATACGGCTCGATCGTAACCGGATAAATCGTCTCGAAGACGGAGCCTTCACGGACCTGCCGGTCCTCTCTCGCCTCTACTTATCGAGGAATCACATTACTGAGGTGTTCGCCGGAGCGTTTCAAAGAATGCCTGCCTTGAAAACCGTGGATCTTAATCACAATCTAATACATCGTATACATCCTGAATTCTTCCCACGCCGGCCTGGAAACAGCTTGGAAGAGTTCTGGCTGATCGACAACGACCTCAGCCACGTGACGGAGCTGAGGTCGATCATGGAAGCGCTGCCCAGACTGAAGCTCCTCGACGTCAGTCACAATCAAATCGAAGAGATACCATTCGGAGCGCTGAGAGGTCATCCGACGTTAGAAAGACTTCACCTTGATCACAACAGAGTGGCCTTTCTGCAAAGGGAGACCTTCACCGCGATGCCCGCTCTCAGGGAACTACgtttaaaaaacaattctctGTCGAACCTCCTGGAGACGCCATTTTGGAACTTGCCCGCGCTCAAGGGGCTCGATCTATCTGAGAACTACTTCCGCCACATTGAACCTCGGTTGCTGGCTAATTTGCCCAGCTTGAGACGATTAGATATGAGCGGGAACGCGATTGGACTCATCGAGCCTGAATCCTTTTTGGAAACGCCAGCCCTGGAACACGTCAACATCTCCGGAAATGCTCTCTCTGTTCTTCATCCTCTAACTTTCCATCAGTTGAACAACCTTTACGAGCTGGACGTCGGTTGGAATCGAATGTTAGAGATTGTCCCGGGTCTACCGAGGAATATAGAACACCTTTACATGCCCATGAACCGTATCGTTGTCCTGCCCGCAATGTCTTCTCAGGATCTTGCCCTTCCGGTACTGAGGTCTTTGGACCTCAGTGCGAACGGAATCGAGAGGATCTCGCCCGGCACTCTGGCCGATTTACCTAATCTGAGGAAACTGAACATGGGTTACAATGCACTTAGAATTATAGAAGATGGAACGTTCGATGGTTTATCTAGATTAGAACAATTGGACCTGAAATATAATCGGTTGGTCACTTTGCATGGCAGAAGCTTTAGGCCTCTGAGATCGCTGATGGATTTAAGCTTGCGGGGAAACCGGTTGGAAGTCCTCAGACCGGACATCTTTCAAGAAAACATCCGACTGCAGAGGCTCGATTTTAGCAGGAACAATCTTGCGCAGATCCCTCACGCTACCTTCTCCAACACCAG AGACCTTCGTGAACTGTACGCGTCGCACAACACTTTGACCGAGTTACCCGGATCGTTGCACGGTTTAACAGCACTTCAGGTTCTCGACTTGAGCTTCAACAAGCTGAACATCCTGTCGCCGGAAACGCTGAGCAGCCTGTCGGCCTTGCTCGAATTGAAGCTCGTCCGAAATCGCATCCGCGAGCTTCGCGAAGGCGCCTTCGACGGACTGCCGCGTTTGTCGCTGATCGATTTGGAGAACAACGATCTCAGGATCATCGAGAGGAACGCCATCCGAGGATTGCCAGAATTACAGGCGATAAGACTCGGGAAAAATCGGTTGCAG ATAATTCCGAGCGGAGCTTTCACCGAGCTGCCGTTGTTGCAAAGTGCGGAACTTCAGGAGAATCGGATTCAGGAAATCGCGAGCAACGCGTTCATTAACGTGCCTCACCTTCTCTTCCTCAATCTGAGCTACAATCACTTGCCGGCGTTGGATTATGTCGGCTTGGAGAGTCTTCGATCTTTGGAGGTTCTGGACTTGAGCAACAATCGATTGTCCAGGGTATCCAGCAACAGTTTGGCGTCGATGGAGTGGTTGGTCGAGTTGAAA ATGGATAACAATCGTATTTGCGCCATCCAAGGCTCCCCTTTCGATGAAATGCCGAGACTTCGGGTGCTCAGCCTGAGGAGTAACCGGATGGCTTCCGTTTCGGAAGCGGCGTTCAAACGTTTAAGATCGAATATCGCTGTCCTGGATATTGATG GCAATCCACTTTCCTGCTCTTGCGGAATGTTATGGCTCCGAGGGTGGCTTCAGCAAGCTTCTTCCGAGGGTCCAAGGTGCGCCGATGGCTCGTTATTTAAGGAAATTAGATTATCTCGACAGGATTGCCAAAGGGAAAGACAAATAGATCCGATTCACCCCGGCTGCGAGGCTGAAATGATCGACTTGGCGCCGTACCCTGTATCTTCCTCGC TATACGGAGCGACGGAAATGGTACCATTGCGGATGAACATCAAAGAATCATCAACCCGTCCCCCTTCGCAAGACTCTGATTATCTTTACGAGTATTCGGACTATCAAGAGCCTAGAAACGACACAACGAACGTAACAAGTCAATCGCAGATCACTGCACCAACGGATACCACGAAAATCATCGAGGCTGTAGAAAAAGTTCAAGTGCAGTTGAATAATACCGTTCCTGTGAAGAAGAACACCTTGATGCCTCCATCCCCCAGCAGCTCCGGCTTCACCTTCTTCGGAGTGCCATTGCCTAGTCTAAACTTCAACCTTTGGGGAAACTCGGGCAGGAAGTCCGAGCGCAAGAATTCATCGCCGAGACCCGGAAGGGGCCGTTACAGAACGTTCCCGCCCACGGAACCGGAAATCCACCGAGGTGGCTTCGTGCCTTTGCCCCGTGGACAGGGCGGCTTCGTGCCCAGCGTGGACCCTCGACTTGCTTACCAAAAACACGTGAAAAACGAAACGTCGATGCAGCAGAATTCGAGTGCTCCGCAGGAGGAGAAAAGAAGATGGAAAAATGGGAACGGCACGGTAGTGAAGATCGAGAGGACTCAGCTTAGAACGAGCAGGCCCAAAGTTGGATTCAAGGAAAGAGAAGAACTGTCCACGATGCCAACGAACGAGGCCGATTTTAGGAGGCAACCGTCCGAGCAGAAGAGAAACAG AATTGTTGCGTACAGCTCCAGCCATGTGAACTCAACGAAAACGTCCGATTCGAGTGCCGCGGCGGACGAATCGCCCCAAGAAGCGAACGAAACTTCTGTGGCAGATGATACTCAAAATGGCGACCGCCAGGAGGTAAATCGGAAGTCCAATAGAGCCAGCGAGAAGCCTCAGACTGAAGTATCGAGTAAAATCGTGTGGACAACGCCGAGGACGATGATAGAGACGACGAAAGAAACCAAAGGGACGTCGACGGAAATGGCGACGGCAGAGAAGAATATTTTCTGGGAAACAGAAGCGGCAGTGTTCCAAGAAACGTCCACATCGACGACTGTTCGAAACGAACCGATGG ATGTCTCTGATGTAGCTACGACTGAACGACCAGTCTCAACGTCACTGGAGAGCCGGAAGAACGCCTCTTTTGCATCTCAATTTCCCCGGGAAACGGAAGCTTCCGCTCTCTCAGCCTTTTTGGTCCCAGGTGGTCAAGTCCCGTCGTCTATGCCAGTACCCAACTTACGTCCCCTAGGTCGGCCGACTATAACGAAAGTCCCCTCGCCGCGTTTGGGACTGACTTCCGAGCCAGAGAAGCAAAAGTCCGTGGCTGAAGCTGTACAACGAAACGTGGAAACCGCGGAAGAGCAAATCTACGAGAAAGACGAATCCTCGAACGAGAATGCCGAAGTGATCGAGGATAGTTCTTTTAACTGGTATTTTCAGCATTACAACGATACCAATTTAGAGCCCTACGTGGGCACCGCGTACAGTGGAAGTGGAAAGATGTGTCGATGGACTTTACTGACTCCGATATGTCTCGTGTTGTATATTTTCATCTAA
- the atk gene encoding artichoke isoform X2 has translation MVKPPEGGGLFVAGWFLALYCASVGGQLSAEYGCPTQERILPCRCSTRDMEIQIWCSHSELPKVLEGLKAVSHYLDRPVDELILENNNLPSLPGKVFATLRVLRLMLRNNRLERVSSGWLEGLHDSLLELFVVEPDLRSLPIDSLENLQGLEAVTLQSRVMKKLPKFSGLPKLRYLQINSPALLELAPRNFRDLPGLEQLHVFGSSRLIRLEAGLFRDLPRLELVNITDCGIHWVHPRTLIDLPELKELSLIGNSIVDAGMIGRASVDLPSLSVIRLDRNRINRLEDGAFTDLPVLSRLYLSRNHITEVFAGAFQRMPALKTVDLNHNLIHRIHPEFFPRRPGNSLEEFWLIDNDLSHVTELRSIMEALPRLKLLDVSHNQIEEIPFGALRGHPTLERLHLDHNRVAFLQRETFTAMPALRELRLKNNSLSNLLETPFWNLPALKGLDLSENYFRHIEPRLLANLPSLRRLDMSGNAIGLIEPESFLETPALEHVNISGNALSVLHPLTFHQLNNLYELDVGWNRMLEIVPGLPRNIEHLYMPMNRIVVLPAMSSQDLALPVLRSLDLSANGIERISPGTLADLPNLRKLNMGYNALRIIEDGTFDGLSRLEQLDLKYNRLVTLHGRSFRPLRSLMDLSLRGNRLEVLRPDIFQENIRLQRLDFSRNNLAQIPHATFSNTRDLRELYASHNTLTELPGSLHGLTALQVLDLSFNKLNILSPETLSSLSALLELKLVRNRIRELREGAFDGLPRLSLIDLENNDLRIIERNAIRGLPELQAIRLGKNRLQIIPSGAFTELPLLQSAELQENRIQEIASNAFINVPHLLFLNLSYNHLPALDYVGLESLRSLEVLDLSNNRLSRVSSNSLASMEWLVELKMDNNRICAIQGSPFDEMPRLRVLSLRSNRMASVSEAAFKRLRSNIAVLDIDGNPLSCSCGMLWLRGWLQQASSEGPRCADGSLFKEIRLSRQDCQRERQIDPIHPGCEAEMIDLAPYPVSSSLYGATEMVPLRMNIKESSTRPPSQDSDYLYEYSDYQEPRNDTTNVTSQSQITAPTDTTKIIEAVEKVQVQLNNTVPVKKNTLMPPSPSSSGFTFFGVPLPSLNFNLWGNSGRKSERKNSSPRPGRGRYRTFPPTEPEIHRGGFVPLPRGQGGFVPSVDPRLAYQKHVKNETSMQQNSSAPQEEKRRWKNGNGTVVKIERTQLRTSRPKVGFKEREELSTMPTNEADFRRQPSEQKRNSSSHVNSTKTSDSSAAADESPQEANETSVADDTQNGDRQEVNRKSNRASEKPQTEVSSKIVWTTPRTMIETTKETKGTSTEMATAEKNIFWETEAAVFQETSTSTTVRNEPMDVSDVATTERPVSTSLESRKNASFASQFPRETEASALSAFLVPGGQVPSSMPVPNLRPLGRPTITKVPSPRLGLTSEPEKQKSVAEAVQRNVETAEEQIYEKDESSNENAEVIEDSSFNWYFQHYNDTNLEPYVGTAYSGSGKMCRWTLLTPICLVLYIFI, from the exons ATGGTTAAACCACCGGAAGGTGGAGGCCTCTTTGTAGCCGGCTGGTTTCTGGCACTGTATTGCGCCAGTGTCGGTGGCCAGCTGAGCGCCGAGTACGGATGTCCTACTCAGGAGAGGATCCTACCTTGCAGATGCTCTACTCGCGACATGGAGATCCAAATCTG GTGCAGTCACAGCGAGTTACCGAAGGTCCTAGAGGGTCTAAAAGCAGTGAGCCATTACCTAGACCGACCAGTAGATGAGTTGATCCTAGAAAACAATAATCTGCCCAGCCTGCCTGGCAAGGTTTTCGCCACTTTGCGCGTCCTCCGTTTGATGCTGCGGAACAATCGTCTCGAGAGAGTGTCCTCGGGCTGGTTGGAGGGTCTCCATGACTCCTTGTTGGAGCTCTTTGTCGTGGAACCTGATTTAAGATCCTTGCCGATAGATAGTCTCGAGAATCTTCAAGGTTTAGAGGCAGTCACCTTGCAGAGCCGAGTGATGAAGAAGCTTCCGAAGTTTTCCGGCCTGCCGAAGCTCAGATATCTTCAGATTAACTCCCCGGCTTTGCTGGAGCTTGCTCCCAGAAACTTTCGAGACTTGCCCGGCTTGGAGCAGCTTCACGTGTTCGGTAGCTCGCGTCTGATACGTTTAGAGGCTGGCCTGTTTCGAGACCTGCCGCGACTAGAACTGGTGAACATCACCGATTGCGGGATCCATTGGGTGCATCCTCGAACACTGATCGATCTGCCGGAGCTGAAGGAACTTTCGCTGATTGGGAATTCGATAGTCGACGCCGGGATGATCGGTCGTGCCAGCGTTGACCTGCCGTCTTTGTCGGTGATACGGCTCGATCGTAACCGGATAAATCGTCTCGAAGACGGAGCCTTCACGGACCTGCCGGTCCTCTCTCGCCTCTACTTATCGAGGAATCACATTACTGAGGTGTTCGCCGGAGCGTTTCAAAGAATGCCTGCCTTGAAAACCGTGGATCTTAATCACAATCTAATACATCGTATACATCCTGAATTCTTCCCACGCCGGCCTGGAAACAGCTTGGAAGAGTTCTGGCTGATCGACAACGACCTCAGCCACGTGACGGAGCTGAGGTCGATCATGGAAGCGCTGCCCAGACTGAAGCTCCTCGACGTCAGTCACAATCAAATCGAAGAGATACCATTCGGAGCGCTGAGAGGTCATCCGACGTTAGAAAGACTTCACCTTGATCACAACAGAGTGGCCTTTCTGCAAAGGGAGACCTTCACCGCGATGCCCGCTCTCAGGGAACTACgtttaaaaaacaattctctGTCGAACCTCCTGGAGACGCCATTTTGGAACTTGCCCGCGCTCAAGGGGCTCGATCTATCTGAGAACTACTTCCGCCACATTGAACCTCGGTTGCTGGCTAATTTGCCCAGCTTGAGACGATTAGATATGAGCGGGAACGCGATTGGACTCATCGAGCCTGAATCCTTTTTGGAAACGCCAGCCCTGGAACACGTCAACATCTCCGGAAATGCTCTCTCTGTTCTTCATCCTCTAACTTTCCATCAGTTGAACAACCTTTACGAGCTGGACGTCGGTTGGAATCGAATGTTAGAGATTGTCCCGGGTCTACCGAGGAATATAGAACACCTTTACATGCCCATGAACCGTATCGTTGTCCTGCCCGCAATGTCTTCTCAGGATCTTGCCCTTCCGGTACTGAGGTCTTTGGACCTCAGTGCGAACGGAATCGAGAGGATCTCGCCCGGCACTCTGGCCGATTTACCTAATCTGAGGAAACTGAACATGGGTTACAATGCACTTAGAATTATAGAAGATGGAACGTTCGATGGTTTATCTAGATTAGAACAATTGGACCTGAAATATAATCGGTTGGTCACTTTGCATGGCAGAAGCTTTAGGCCTCTGAGATCGCTGATGGATTTAAGCTTGCGGGGAAACCGGTTGGAAGTCCTCAGACCGGACATCTTTCAAGAAAACATCCGACTGCAGAGGCTCGATTTTAGCAGGAACAATCTTGCGCAGATCCCTCACGCTACCTTCTCCAACACCAG AGACCTTCGTGAACTGTACGCGTCGCACAACACTTTGACCGAGTTACCCGGATCGTTGCACGGTTTAACAGCACTTCAGGTTCTCGACTTGAGCTTCAACAAGCTGAACATCCTGTCGCCGGAAACGCTGAGCAGCCTGTCGGCCTTGCTCGAATTGAAGCTCGTCCGAAATCGCATCCGCGAGCTTCGCGAAGGCGCCTTCGACGGACTGCCGCGTTTGTCGCTGATCGATTTGGAGAACAACGATCTCAGGATCATCGAGAGGAACGCCATCCGAGGATTGCCAGAATTACAGGCGATAAGACTCGGGAAAAATCGGTTGCAG ATAATTCCGAGCGGAGCTTTCACCGAGCTGCCGTTGTTGCAAAGTGCGGAACTTCAGGAGAATCGGATTCAGGAAATCGCGAGCAACGCGTTCATTAACGTGCCTCACCTTCTCTTCCTCAATCTGAGCTACAATCACTTGCCGGCGTTGGATTATGTCGGCTTGGAGAGTCTTCGATCTTTGGAGGTTCTGGACTTGAGCAACAATCGATTGTCCAGGGTATCCAGCAACAGTTTGGCGTCGATGGAGTGGTTGGTCGAGTTGAAA ATGGATAACAATCGTATTTGCGCCATCCAAGGCTCCCCTTTCGATGAAATGCCGAGACTTCGGGTGCTCAGCCTGAGGAGTAACCGGATGGCTTCCGTTTCGGAAGCGGCGTTCAAACGTTTAAGATCGAATATCGCTGTCCTGGATATTGATG GCAATCCACTTTCCTGCTCTTGCGGAATGTTATGGCTCCGAGGGTGGCTTCAGCAAGCTTCTTCCGAGGGTCCAAGGTGCGCCGATGGCTCGTTATTTAAGGAAATTAGATTATCTCGACAGGATTGCCAAAGGGAAAGACAAATAGATCCGATTCACCCCGGCTGCGAGGCTGAAATGATCGACTTGGCGCCGTACCCTGTATCTTCCTCGC TATACGGAGCGACGGAAATGGTACCATTGCGGATGAACATCAAAGAATCATCAACCCGTCCCCCTTCGCAAGACTCTGATTATCTTTACGAGTATTCGGACTATCAAGAGCCTAGAAACGACACAACGAACGTAACAAGTCAATCGCAGATCACTGCACCAACGGATACCACGAAAATCATCGAGGCTGTAGAAAAAGTTCAAGTGCAGTTGAATAATACCGTTCCTGTGAAGAAGAACACCTTGATGCCTCCATCCCCCAGCAGCTCCGGCTTCACCTTCTTCGGAGTGCCATTGCCTAGTCTAAACTTCAACCTTTGGGGAAACTCGGGCAGGAAGTCCGAGCGCAAGAATTCATCGCCGAGACCCGGAAGGGGCCGTTACAGAACGTTCCCGCCCACGGAACCGGAAATCCACCGAGGTGGCTTCGTGCCTTTGCCCCGTGGACAGGGCGGCTTCGTGCCCAGCGTGGACCCTCGACTTGCTTACCAAAAACACGTGAAAAACGAAACGTCGATGCAGCAGAATTCGAGTGCTCCGCAGGAGGAGAAAAGAAGATGGAAAAATGGGAACGGCACGGTAGTGAAGATCGAGAGGACTCAGCTTAGAACGAGCAGGCCCAAAGTTGGATTCAAGGAAAGAGAAGAACTGTCCACGATGCCAACGAACGAGGCCGATTTTAGGAGGCAACCGTCCGAGCAGAAGAGAAACAG CTCCAGCCATGTGAACTCAACGAAAACGTCCGATTCGAGTGCCGCGGCGGACGAATCGCCCCAAGAAGCGAACGAAACTTCTGTGGCAGATGATACTCAAAATGGCGACCGCCAGGAGGTAAATCGGAAGTCCAATAGAGCCAGCGAGAAGCCTCAGACTGAAGTATCGAGTAAAATCGTGTGGACAACGCCGAGGACGATGATAGAGACGACGAAAGAAACCAAAGGGACGTCGACGGAAATGGCGACGGCAGAGAAGAATATTTTCTGGGAAACAGAAGCGGCAGTGTTCCAAGAAACGTCCACATCGACGACTGTTCGAAACGAACCGATGG ATGTCTCTGATGTAGCTACGACTGAACGACCAGTCTCAACGTCACTGGAGAGCCGGAAGAACGCCTCTTTTGCATCTCAATTTCCCCGGGAAACGGAAGCTTCCGCTCTCTCAGCCTTTTTGGTCCCAGGTGGTCAAGTCCCGTCGTCTATGCCAGTACCCAACTTACGTCCCCTAGGTCGGCCGACTATAACGAAAGTCCCCTCGCCGCGTTTGGGACTGACTTCCGAGCCAGAGAAGCAAAAGTCCGTGGCTGAAGCTGTACAACGAAACGTGGAAACCGCGGAAGAGCAAATCTACGAGAAAGACGAATCCTCGAACGAGAATGCCGAAGTGATCGAGGATAGTTCTTTTAACTGGTATTTTCAGCATTACAACGATACCAATTTAGAGCCCTACGTGGGCACCGCGTACAGTGGAAGTGGAAAGATGTGTCGATGGACTTTACTGACTCCGATATGTCTCGTGTTGTATATTTTCATCTAA